In Salvelinus namaycush isolate Seneca unplaced genomic scaffold, SaNama_1.0 Scaffold241, whole genome shotgun sequence, one DNA window encodes the following:
- the LOC120038865 gene encoding sphingomyelin synthase-related protein 1-like: protein MAVSQSRVSTWSSKQVSGWLKQEGFGQYVELLCSKHRVDGPSLLTLGEADLREPPLGLTVLGDIKRLALALRRLQRQNQEQLEELGIGLGGLGAAAGGHRAWERVCNGAGRRQVDCGVSGSWSGSRPRSGTELEEDQCHIHSTGDRKCLLGRLDPELWKTVVSSVYVMLVFGFTSFVMVIVHDRVPDMTTYPPLPDIFLDSVPRIPWAFAMAEACGLILVYIFLLVLLLHKHRSIILRRLCSLIGTVFLLRCVTMFVTSLSVPGQHLQCSSKMYGDTWSKVQRVLAIWSGFGMTLNGVDTCGDYMFSGHTVVLTILNFFITEYTPRSWHLIHTISWVLNLFGIFFILAAHEHYSIDVFIAFYITTRLFLYYHTLANTRAFQHSRRARIWFPMFSFFECNVNGPVHNQYNWPFSGPACMKTLIG from the exons ATGGCGGTGTCTCAGAGTAGAGTTAGTACTTGGAGCAGTAAACAGGTGTCTGGCTGGCTGAAGCAGGAGGGGTTTGGGCAGTATGTGGAGCTGCTGTGTTCTAAACACCGTGTGGATGGCCCCAGCCTGCTGACTCTAGGGGAGGCTGACCTGCGTGAACCCCCTCTGGGCCTCACTGTGCTGGGGGACATCAAGAGGCTGGCCCTGGCCCTGCGGAGGCTCCAAAGACAGAACCAGGAGCAACTGGAGGAGCTGGGGATAGGGTTAGGGGGATTAGGGGCTGCTGCTGGGGGACACAGGGCCT GGGAGCGTGTGTGTAACGGGGCAGGGCGCCGTCAGGTGGACTGTGGGGTCTCAGGGTCATGGTCAGGGTCGCGACCCCGGTCAGGGACGGAGTTAGAAGAAGACCAGTGCCACATTCACTCCACTGGGGACAGGAAGTGCCTTCTAGGGCGTCTGGACCCAGAGCTGTGGAAGACAGTAGTCAGCTCTGTTTACGTCATGCTCGTCTTCGGATTCACCTCCTTCGTCATGGTGATCGTCCACGACCGCGTTCCCGATATGACAACTTACCCGCCACTGCCCGACATCTTCCTGGATAG TGTACCCAGAATCCCTTGGGCTTTTGCGATGGCGGAGGCTTGTGGTCTAATCCTAGTTTACATCTTCCTGTTGGTGCTACTACTACACAAACacag gtctatCATATTGCGGCGTCTGTGTTCTCTGATTGGAACAGTGTTTCTGCTGCGTTGCGTCACCATGTTTGTTACCTCCCTCTCTGTACCTGGACAACACCTACAGTGCTCCAGTAAG atGTATGGTGATACGTGGTCTAAGGTCCAGAGGGTGTTAGCTATATGGAGTGGCTTTGGCATGACGCTGAATGGAGTGGATACCTGTGGAGATTACATGTTCTCTGGTCACACTGTGGTACTCACCATACTCAACTTCTTCATCACAGAGT ATACTCCTCGTAGCTGGCACCTGATCCACACCATCTCCTGGGTACTGAATCTGTTTGGTATCTTCTTCATCCTGGCGGCTCATGAGCACTACTCCATAGATGTGTTCATCGCTTTCTACATCACCACCAGGCTGTTCCTGTACTACCACACTCTGGCCAACACCAGGGCCTTCCAACACAGCCGCCGCGCTCGGATCTGGTTTCCCATGTTCTCCTTCTTCGAGTGTAACGTCAACGGCCCTGTTCATAACCAGTACAACTGGCCCTTCAGCGGGCCTGCCTGTATGAAGACACTGATTGGATAA